The following are encoded together in the Lactuca sativa cultivar Salinas chromosome 1, Lsat_Salinas_v11, whole genome shotgun sequence genome:
- the LOC128130181 gene encoding bZIP transcription factor 11-like: protein MVSSSGTTTSSGGSYPIQNSGSDEDLQQLMDQRRKKRMISNRESARRSRKRKQKHLDDLKSQLNQLRNENNQIISSVSITTQHYISVEAENSVLRAQVAELSHRLQSLNEMIAFMYQPVDTGCRFEDEQYGSGGGTEFVDEFMNNSPSYLYANQPIMASADMIQY, encoded by the coding sequence ATGGTTTCCTCTAGTGGTACGACAACATCATCAGGTGGTTCATACCCAATTCAGAACTCGGGGTCTGATGAAGATCTTCAGCAATTGATGGATCAGAGGAGGAAGAAGAGAATGATTTCGAATCGTGAATCTGCAAGGAGATCTAGAAAGAGGAAGCAAAAGCATCTGGATGATCTCAAGAGTCAGCTGAATCAACTCAGAAATGAGAACAACCAGATCATATCAAGCGTCAGTATCACCACCCAGCATTACATAAGCGTGGAGGCGGAGAACTCTGTTCTAAGAGCTCAGGTGGCGGAGCTGAGCCACCGGCTACAGTCTCTGAATGAGATGATCGCTTTTATGTACCAACCTGTCGACACCGGTTGTAGGTTTGAGGACGAGCAATACGGCAGCGGAGGTGGCACTGAGTTTGTCGACGAGTTCATGAATAACTCACCGAGTTACCTTTATGCAAACCAGCCTATTATGGCTTCAGCAGACATGATTCAGTACTGA
- the LOC111920433 gene encoding LOW QUALITY PROTEIN: superoxide dismutase [Mn], mitochondrial (The sequence of the model RefSeq protein was modified relative to this genomic sequence to represent the inferred CDS: substituted 1 base at 1 genomic stop codon), giving the protein MALQTLATAKTLGAISKFXQHVCGLQTFTLPDLSYDYGALESAISGEIMQLHHQKHHRTYITNYNKAIEQLDDAITKGDASTVVKFQSTIKFNGEGHVNHSIFWKNLTPTSEGGGEPPHGSLGSTINQSFSSVEKLIAKKNAKGAAVQGSGWVWLAVDIELKRLVVETTSNQDPLVTKGPSLVPLLGIDISEHAYNLQYKNVRPDYLKNIWKVINWKYASEVYEKECP; this is encoded by the exons ATGGCTCTACAAACCCTCGCGACTGCTAAAACCCTAGGTGCGATATCAAAGTTTTAGCAACATGTGTGTGGATTGCAGACGTTCACGCTTCCCGATCTTTCCTACGATTATGGCGCACTGGAGTCGGCGATTAGCGGAGAGATTATGCAGCTCCATCACCAGAAACACCACCGGACTTACATAACCAACTACAATAAAGCTATCGAGCAGCTCGATGATGCTATTACCAAGGGAGATGCTTCAACTGTTGTCAAATTTCAGAGCACTATTAAGTTCAATGGCGAAG GTCATGTAAATCACTCAATTTTCTGGAAGAATCTCACTCCCACCAGT GAAGGAGGTGGCGAGCCACCACATGGTTCTTTGGGCTCGACTATCAACCAGAGCTTTAGTTCTGTGGAAAAACTGATTGCTAAAAAGAACGCAAAAGGCGCTGCTGTGCAAGGTTCTGGATGGGTG TGGCTTGCTGTTGACATAGAGTTGAAGAGGCTTGTGGTTGAAACCACATCAAACCAG GACCCACTGGTTACAAAAGGTCCAAGTTTGGTTCCTCTGCTTGGCATAGATATTTCGGAGCATGC gtacAATTTGCAGTATAAAAATGTTAGGCCCGATTACTTAAAGAACATCTGGAAGGTGATCAACTGGAAATATGCAAGTGAGGTATATGAGAAAGAGTGCCCTTAA
- the LOC111887034 gene encoding SUN domain-containing protein 1: MEKESTTPNPRAHLKKPPWQIALTFFTKNLVLLLLLLLLSETILRLLFGNKGIYSIGLDSRTAEETKSFFQTTTKMMQVQIEAADRKIEKEIVDLRNELNERVDDFDFVYRTKLRDLGENVQSKIRSLIGKEWIWNNKSNNVLDGFNFKKRKDEGFDGDMKGYVKEMIEKAIEKHAADGLATIDYAVASGGGMVVKHSEPYNLQDEIHLFALKILQPSFGEPGQCFPLKGNNGYVEIKLSHTIIPEAITLEHVAKSVAYDRSMAPKECKVFGWLHPDSKKMVLLREFTYDLEKRNVQSFNVWEKGYAVNMMRFEFKSNHGDPTHTCIYRFRVHGYEPHSLSSLMPQ, encoded by the exons ATGGAGAAGGAATCAACAACGCCTAATCCAAGAGCTCATCTGAAGAAGCCTCCATGGCAGATCGCTCTCACCTTTTTCACCAAGAACTTGGTACTTCTACTGCTACTACTGCTTTTGTCTGAGACGATTCTGCGATTGCTATTTGGGAACAAAGGCATTTACTCTATAGGGCTCGATAGCCGGACTGCTGAGGAAACCAAGTCCTTCTTCCAGACGACTACCAAGATGATGCAGGTTCAGATTGAAGCTGCGGACAGAAAAATCGAGAAAGAGATTGTAGATTTAAGAAACGAATTGAACGAGAGAGTAGATGATTTTGATTTCGTATACAGGACCAAATTGCGTGATTTGGGAGAAAATGTTCAAAGTAAGATACGATCATTGATTGGTAAGGAGTGGATATGGAATAATAAATCTAACAATGTTTTAGATGGATTTAACTTCAAGAAGAGGAAAGATGAAGGGTTTGATGGCGATATGAAGGGTTATGTGAAGGAGATGATTGAGAAGGCAATTGAAAAGCATGCTGCTGATGGACTTGCTACTATTGACTATGCGGTTGCTTCTGGTGGAGGAATGGTGGTGAAACACTCTGAACCCTACAATTTACAAGATGAGATTCAtctgtttgctctgaagattctGCAACCTAGTTTTGGTGAACCTGGTCAATGTTTTCCTCTAAAAGGTAACAATGGTTATGTTGAGATCAAGTTGAGTCACACCATTATACCAGAGGCTATAACTCTTGAACATGTTGCAAAG AGTGTGGCATACGACAGATCTATGGCTCCTAAAGAGTGTAAAGTGTTTGGATGGCTGCATCCTGATTCCAAGAAGATGGTTTTGCTAAGAGAGTTCACATATGATCTTGAAAAAAGAAATGTACAAAGTTTCAATGTTTGGGAGAAGGGATATGCTGTGAACATGATGAGATTTGAGTTCAAATCAAACCATGGAGATCCCACTCACACTTGCATATATCGCTTCAGGGTTCATGGCTATGAGCCCCATTCTCTCTCATCCTTG ATGCCTCAATAA
- the LOC111887028 gene encoding probable receptor-like protein kinase At5g59700 has product MSSSKGNLENYLIPLEEINLATKNFSLERFIGGGGFGKVYVGELSERWQNRTAAIKRRAPDSYQGEDEFRNELHMILKFKHENIISFIGYCDEADEMIIVYEYATNGSLDHHLQYANKMCDIAWTQRLKICLGAAKGLDYLHSGLGEHTRVIHRDFKSANILLDENLVAKICDFGLSKWGPKNRPITHLNTKVAGTQFYLDPAYHESHILRKESDVYSFGVVLFEMLSGMLVYSERSLGNKAAFLMTLVRQSDEKKVHELVDPHIRHQISSPSFFIIKEVAYQCISLNLKERPSMAIVIGKIEHALDIQGLPGSDVLTITDMCVGDFLILHPSKLKFPLELKKHSLCSLHLTNKTDQFIAFKIQTTTPLECNVRPNNGIILPRSVCNITVIKRAVKEAPPGMMCKSKFKVKAVVAPNGATTNNITNRMFDKEENKVVEEFTLRAIYIHVS; this is encoded by the exons ATGTCTTCTTCAAAGGGAAACCTTGAAAATTATCTAATACCACTAGAGGAGATCAACCTTGCAACCAAAAACTTCAGCCTGGAAAGATTCATTGGAGGCGGTGGATTTGGCAAGGTCTACGTAGGAGAACTCTCTGAACGTTGGCAAAACCGCACAGCTGCTATCAAACGCCGAGCACCCGATAGTTATCAAGGAGAGGACGAGTTCCGTAATGAGCTTCACATGATTTTAAAATTCAAGCATGAAAACATCATCTCCTTTATTGGCTACTGTGATGAAGCCGATGAGATGATTATAGTTTATGAGTATGCTACCAATGGAAGCCTCGACCATCATCTCCAATACGCAAATAAGATGTGTGACATAGCATGGACACAACGCCTCAAGATTTGTTTAGGGGCAGCAAAAGGACTCGATTACCTTCACTCGGGTCTTGGGGAGCACACCAGAGTGATACATAGAGACTTTAAGAGTGCTAACATATTGTTAGACGAAAATTTGGTGGCAAAAATATGTGATTTTGGCCTGTCAAAATGGGGTCCAAAGAATCGGCCAATTACCCATCTTAATACAAAGGTTGCGGGTACCCAATTTTACTTGGATCCCGCTTACCATGAAAGCCATATCCTCCGAAAAGAATCAGACGTGTACTCATTTGGTGTGGTACTATTCGAAATGTTGAGTGGGATGCTTGTTTACAGTGAAAGAAGCCTTGGAAATAAGGCAGCGTTTCTAATGACTTTGGTTCGACAATCTGATGAAAAGAAAGTACATGAGTTAGTTGATCCCCATATAAGACATCAGATTAGCAGTCCTTCTTTCTTTATTATTAAAGAAGTTGCATATCAGTGCATTAGTTTAAATTTAAAGGAACGCCCTAGTATGGCCATAGTCATTGGGAAGATCGAACATGCGTTGGATATTCAA GGGTTACCCGGATCAGACGTTCTTACCATTACAGACATGTGTGTCGGGGAttttctcattcttcatccttcAAAACTCAAATTTCCAT tggaactgaagaAGCATAGTTTATGTTCCTTACATTTGACCAACAAGACCGACCAATTTATTGCCTTTAAG aTTCAAACAACGACCCCATTGGAATGCAATGTTCGTCCAAACAATGGAATTATATTACCAAGATCAGTTTGTAATATCACAG TTATAAAGAGAGCAGTAAAGGAGGCACCACCTGGCATGATGTGCAAATCTAAGTTTAAAGTTAAAGCCGTTGTAGCACCTAATGGGGCAActacaaataacataactaaccGCATG TTCGATAAGGAAGAGAACAAGGTTGTTGAGGAGTTTACATTGAGAGCTATATACATTCATGTTTCATAA